A window from Bifidobacteriaceae bacterium encodes these proteins:
- a CDS encoding TetR/AcrR family transcriptional regulator C-terminal ligand-binding domain-containing protein encodes MAECLLEGVLAPGALAPRDTGDVGADLRVWLGELFAFVGDSAHATMTRSLFAAAAENEDVGRLLSSALGAGSVLHVRLERAAAAGQLRPGTPVPELAKALVGYVIVHALERAGTPADLPGRVVAALLP; translated from the coding sequence GTGGCTGAGTGTCTTCTGGAGGGCGTTCTGGCGCCGGGGGCTTTGGCTCCGCGGGACACGGGTGACGTCGGGGCCGACTTGCGGGTGTGGTTGGGGGAATTGTTCGCGTTTGTGGGCGATAGCGCGCACGCCACCATGACGCGGTCGTTGTTCGCCGCCGCCGCTGAGAACGAGGATGTGGGGAGGCTGCTGAGTTCGGCGCTGGGCGCGGGTTCGGTCCTTCACGTCCGCCTTGAGCGGGCCGCCGCGGCGGGGCAGTTGCGGCCCGGCACGCCGGTCCCGGAACTGGCCAAGGCCTTGGTCGGCTACGTCATTGTCCACGCGCTGGAGCGCGCGGGCACGCCCGCCGACCTGCCGGGCCGGGTGGTCGCGGCTCTTCTTCCCTGA
- a CDS encoding DUF3152 domain-containing protein has protein sequence MATYQTRRKARLTPLGRLVFGALALVALAGLWVGGKAVLGWIAPEAGLRGQDARAEGGDRHIPQTPGAQEGQHAGAAVVVTYDVAAAGPVAADLADFAAQAQAALDDPSGWRTAGVGFDRVAGGGDFTLWLATPDQMTGFAEDCSPEYSCRVGRDVVINEERWLRGALPGALDGLELDVYRAMVVNHEVGHWLGHDHSGCPGPGQSAPLMMQQSKGLDGCVANQYPLPEEQTAPALGLG, from the coding sequence ATGGCGACTTACCAAACTCGGCGGAAGGCCCGGCTGACGCCGCTCGGGAGGCTTGTTTTCGGGGCGTTGGCTTTGGTGGCGCTGGCGGGCCTATGGGTCGGGGGCAAGGCCGTCCTCGGCTGGATTGCGCCGGAAGCGGGCCTGCGGGGGCAGGACGCACGGGCCGAGGGCGGAGACCGCCACATCCCGCAGACCCCAGGGGCTCAAGAGGGCCAGCACGCAGGCGCAGCCGTGGTGGTCACCTATGATGTCGCGGCCGCAGGACCGGTCGCGGCGGACCTGGCGGATTTCGCGGCCCAGGCGCAAGCCGCCCTGGACGACCCGTCGGGTTGGCGCACTGCGGGCGTCGGCTTTGACCGGGTGGCCGGGGGCGGCGACTTCACCCTCTGGCTGGCCACGCCGGACCAGATGACCGGCTTCGCCGAGGACTGTTCCCCCGAGTATTCCTGCCGCGTCGGCCGGGATGTCGTGATCAACGAGGAGCGCTGGTTGCGCGGCGCGCTGCCGGGGGCCCTGGACGGCCTTGAACTTGACGTTTACAGGGCGATGGTGGTGAATCACGAGGTTGGCCATTGGCTTGGGCACGACCACTCCGGATGCCCCGGCCCCGGCCAATCGGCGCCGCTGATGATGCAGCAGTCCAAAGGCCTGGACGGGTGCGTCGCCAATCAGTATCCGCTGCCGGAGGAGCAAACGGCTCCGGCGCTGGGCCTTGGCTAG
- a CDS encoding APC family permease, giving the protein MADKAPAGQLAPRKKLGLAGVLLPGLAQIAPAFNLLFTTAVVAGLAGASVPLVYLISMVGFLATALSTAQFAGIYPSAGGFVTYVARTFGAAVGTVAGFIMVIGYIIAFAGIYLYVGNYIVTYVFGYAEAQPAWLVVITTIVYGALVTIPVIVGLHFGVRATIVLYVIEVAVVLVVICAVLFQSGTDAVGLTAEPFTWPKQGASNIFLAFSVTVVAFGGFEAAAPLAEETDNPRRNVPIALVLTVLISGTLYVLGAWAQVAAFGNDGQAMYEDGNSFATAAQEFLHIGARFMVPFVAAIFLISVTSSYIAANTQTARVIFAGARGGIWPRSLAATSPRFKTPWAAAIAFVAPSIAIGVLSMLITDPDTTSGFLPGFGLFGVVMTYAITNVALFVQFFKFRKQGIRKNPFLWLVVPVIGVAVLALPMWGNLRPGQGGAFDWMPLWSLGLLAAGVVYVVVLKLTRPKVLAAAPALLEGDLAEPDQTAPVA; this is encoded by the coding sequence ATGGCCGACAAAGCCCCCGCCGGCCAACTCGCGCCCCGCAAGAAGCTGGGCTTGGCGGGCGTCCTGCTGCCCGGATTGGCGCAGATCGCGCCCGCGTTCAACCTGCTTTTCACCACCGCGGTGGTCGCCGGTCTGGCGGGAGCCTCGGTGCCGCTGGTGTACCTCATCTCAATGGTCGGCTTCTTGGCCACCGCGCTCAGCACCGCCCAGTTCGCGGGCATCTATCCCAGCGCGGGCGGGTTCGTGACCTATGTGGCCCGCACGTTCGGCGCCGCAGTCGGCACGGTGGCCGGCTTCATCATGGTGATCGGCTACATCATCGCCTTCGCCGGCATCTACCTTTACGTGGGCAACTACATTGTCACCTACGTGTTCGGGTACGCCGAGGCGCAGCCGGCCTGGCTGGTCGTGATCACCACCATTGTGTATGGGGCGCTTGTCACCATTCCGGTGATTGTAGGCCTGCACTTCGGCGTCCGGGCGACCATTGTGCTGTACGTGATCGAGGTGGCGGTTGTGCTGGTCGTCATCTGTGCGGTGCTGTTCCAGAGCGGCACGGACGCGGTGGGTTTGACCGCCGAGCCGTTCACCTGGCCCAAGCAGGGCGCTTCGAACATCTTCTTGGCCTTCAGCGTCACCGTGGTCGCGTTCGGCGGCTTTGAGGCCGCCGCGCCGCTGGCGGAGGAGACCGACAACCCGCGCCGGAACGTGCCCATCGCGTTGGTGCTCACCGTGCTGATCAGCGGCACTCTTTATGTGCTGGGCGCGTGGGCGCAGGTGGCCGCTTTCGGCAACGACGGGCAGGCGATGTATGAGGACGGCAACTCGTTCGCGACGGCGGCCCAGGAGTTCCTGCACATTGGCGCCCGGTTCATGGTGCCGTTCGTCGCTGCCATCTTCCTGATCTCCGTCACCAGTTCCTACATTGCGGCCAACACCCAAACGGCCCGCGTGATCTTCGCCGGCGCCCGCGGCGGCATTTGGCCGCGCTCGCTGGCGGCGACCAGCCCCCGGTTCAAGACCCCGTGGGCGGCCGCGATCGCGTTCGTGGCGCCGAGCATCGCCATCGGCGTGCTCTCCATGCTGATCACGGATCCGGACACCACGTCGGGTTTCCTGCCGGGCTTCGGCTTGTTTGGCGTGGTCATGACCTACGCGATCACCAACGTGGCCCTGTTCGTCCAGTTCTTCAAGTTCCGCAAGCAGGGGATCAGGAAGAACCCGTTCTTGTGGTTGGTCGTCCCGGTGATCGGGGTCGCGGTCTTGGCGCTGCCCATGTGGGGCAACCTGCGCCCCGGCCAGGGTGGCGCGTTTGATTGGATGCCGCTGTGGTCGCTGGGCCTGCTCGCCGCGGGCGTGGTCTACGTGGTTGTCCTCAAGCTCACGCGTCCCAAGGTCCTGGCCGCCGCCCCAGCCCTGCTGGAGGGCGACTTGGCCGAACCCGACCAGACGGCGCCGGTCGCCTGA
- a CDS encoding co-chaperone GroES, protein MTTRELAGAGEAAATASGAGKAAPKLPEGPLPVRLLADRLLVLLDAESAERRSAGGILIPATAAVGKRLAWAHVVATGDAVRQVALGERVLFDPEDRAEVEIGGQTYLLLRERNVHGVAEAPGGNESAGMYL, encoded by the coding sequence GTGACCACACGGGAACTGGCCGGGGCCGGGGAGGCCGCGGCGACGGCATCGGGCGCGGGAAAGGCGGCGCCGAAACTGCCGGAGGGGCCGCTGCCGGTTCGTTTGCTGGCGGACCGGCTGTTGGTGCTGCTGGACGCCGAGTCGGCCGAGCGGCGCAGCGCCGGCGGGATCCTGATCCCCGCCACCGCCGCCGTGGGCAAGCGCCTGGCCTGGGCCCACGTGGTGGCGACCGGGGACGCGGTGCGGCAGGTGGCGCTGGGCGAGCGGGTGTTGTTCGACCCGGAGGACCGGGCGGAAGTCGAAATCGGCGGGCAGACCTACCTGCTGCTGCGCGAACGCAACGTCCACGGCGTGGCCGAGGCGCCCGGCGGGAACGAGTCCGCCGGCATGTACCTGTGA
- a CDS encoding ArgE/DapE family deacylase, translating into MPPTSLDREIDEQLPRAVGVLSRLVAEPSTLGREQGAQEVLAEELERLGFAVARLQIPEGIGADPLAGVPRLPYAGRYDLIATRGAESGTGPSLLVNGHIDVVPAEEAALWRTPPFEPTVVDGWLHGRGAADMKGGFAAGLLALWALDAVEPGWLRQGRLTWTAAIEEEYTGNGTLAAARAGHLADAALLLEPTELAILLGGVGIIWVEIEIPGRAAHAEAAEGAVNPILALPAIVGALRRFEDELNAAHIARPDPAFAAIAHPYNVNLGTVAGGDWISSVPALTRLGVRVGHPRAWTSEEAFDHVRRAVLSAVESDPWLVDHPPVLRMNGFRAEGHLQDPDTPLVRALAAAHREVHGVEPASVALGSTTDARLYVNHFGVPAAAYGPRTRNMHGTDEAVEVASIGECAKAVARLLRRWFGQ; encoded by the coding sequence ATGCCCCCGACTTCGCTCGACCGCGAAATAGACGAACAGTTGCCGCGCGCCGTCGGCGTGTTGAGCCGCCTGGTGGCCGAACCCAGCACGCTGGGTCGGGAGCAAGGCGCGCAGGAGGTGCTGGCAGAGGAGCTTGAGCGCCTGGGCTTCGCCGTCGCGCGGCTCCAGATCCCCGAGGGGATTGGCGCCGACCCGCTGGCCGGGGTCCCCCGTCTGCCCTACGCCGGCCGCTACGACCTGATCGCCACACGCGGAGCCGAGTCCGGCACCGGCCCCAGCCTGCTGGTAAACGGGCATATCGATGTGGTCCCGGCCGAGGAGGCGGCGTTGTGGCGCACCCCGCCGTTCGAGCCGACGGTGGTTGACGGCTGGTTGCACGGCCGCGGCGCGGCGGACATGAAGGGGGGCTTCGCCGCGGGACTCCTGGCGCTGTGGGCGCTGGACGCGGTCGAACCCGGTTGGCTGCGCCAAGGGCGGTTGACTTGGACTGCGGCCATCGAAGAGGAGTACACCGGCAACGGCACCCTGGCGGCGGCGCGGGCCGGGCACTTGGCCGACGCGGCGCTGCTGCTCGAGCCGACTGAACTGGCAATCCTGCTTGGCGGAGTGGGCATCATCTGGGTTGAGATCGAGATTCCCGGGCGCGCGGCGCACGCGGAGGCGGCCGAGGGCGCGGTCAACCCGATTCTGGCGCTGCCGGCCATAGTCGGCGCGCTGCGCCGTTTCGAAGACGAGCTCAACGCCGCCCACATTGCCCGCCCGGATCCGGCCTTCGCCGCGATCGCCCATCCTTACAACGTCAACCTTGGGACGGTCGCGGGCGGCGATTGGATCTCGAGCGTTCCCGCGCTGACCCGCCTTGGCGTGCGCGTTGGCCACCCGCGCGCGTGGACCAGCGAGGAGGCCTTCGACCATGTGCGCCGCGCCGTGCTTTCGGCCGTGGAGTCGGATCCCTGGCTGGTGGACCATCCGCCCGTGCTCCGAATGAACGGCTTCCGCGCGGAGGGGCACCTGCAGGATCCGGACACTCCGCTGGTGCGCGCGCTGGCGGCGGCTCACCGCGAAGTCCACGGAGTCGAACCGGCCAGCGTGGCCTTGGGCTCCACTACGGACGCCCGGCTGTATGTCAACCATTTCGGCGTGCCCGCCGCGGCCTACGGCCCCAGAACAAGAAACATGCACGGCACCGACGAGGCGGTCGAGGTCGCCAGCATTGGAGAATGCGCCAAGGCGGTCGCCCGCCTGTTGCGCCGCTGGTTCGGCCAATGA
- a CDS encoding lipoate--protein ligase family protein produces the protein MHGEYKTPGGKLVAVDVGVREGRLAEARLAGDFFLEPDDALSRIEAALLGAAAEDQAQTLAERVHRALEPTDTLVGFDPLAVAIAVRRALGKSSTWADHTFTLIQEKPRDPYTQMALDQVYAEELAAGRRGPTLRVWEWASNAVIIGSYQSWSNEVDEAGAARHDVTVVRRVSGGGAMFVEPGNTITYSLVVPESLVDGMSFVDSYAFLDAWCVGALRGLGIDATYLPINDIASPAGKIAGAAQKRFADGTVLHHVTMAYDIDAAKMLEVLRIGREKLSDKGTKSAAKRVDPLRSQTGLTRETIVDAFVAHFESLHGLERSEPTAAELARAAELVEAKFANPEWLRRVP, from the coding sequence GTGCACGGCGAATACAAAACTCCTGGCGGCAAACTGGTCGCAGTCGATGTGGGGGTGCGGGAAGGGCGACTCGCGGAGGCCCGACTGGCGGGAGACTTCTTCCTGGAACCGGATGACGCACTCTCCCGAATCGAGGCAGCGCTTCTGGGCGCGGCGGCTGAAGACCAGGCCCAAACCCTCGCCGAACGCGTCCACCGGGCCCTTGAGCCGACCGACACGCTGGTCGGATTCGACCCCCTGGCGGTGGCGATCGCCGTCAGGCGGGCGCTCGGCAAGTCCTCCACCTGGGCTGACCACACCTTCACGCTGATCCAGGAAAAGCCGCGCGACCCGTACACTCAAATGGCGCTGGACCAGGTTTACGCGGAAGAACTAGCCGCCGGGCGGCGCGGCCCCACGCTCAGGGTCTGGGAGTGGGCGTCCAACGCGGTCATCATCGGGTCCTACCAGTCCTGGTCCAACGAGGTCGACGAGGCGGGCGCCGCCCGCCACGACGTGACCGTGGTCCGGCGGGTGTCCGGGGGCGGGGCCATGTTTGTCGAGCCGGGCAACACCATCACATACTCGCTGGTGGTGCCCGAATCCTTGGTGGACGGGATGAGCTTCGTGGATTCCTACGCGTTCCTCGACGCCTGGTGCGTCGGGGCGTTGCGGGGCTTGGGGATCGACGCGACCTATCTGCCGATCAACGACATCGCCAGCCCGGCGGGGAAGATCGCCGGGGCGGCCCAGAAGCGCTTCGCAGACGGGACGGTGTTACACCACGTCACGATGGCTTACGACATCGACGCGGCAAAGATGCTGGAGGTGTTGCGGATCGGCCGCGAGAAACTCTCCGACAAAGGCACCAAGTCCGCCGCCAAGCGGGTCGACCCGCTTCGGTCGCAAACGGGCCTGACCCGCGAAACCATTGTCGACGCGTTCGTCGCCCATTTCGAGTCGCTCCACGGGCTGGAGCGCTCCGAGCCGACGGCGGCGGAACTCGCCCGCGCGGCCGAGTTGGTGGAGGCCAAGTTCGCCAACCCCGAATGGCTGCGCCGAGTGCCGTGA
- a CDS encoding MMPL family transporter yields MAEFLYRLGKATARRAWAVIAAWVVLLAIAGAAFGMGHGSLAASFDIPGLPSSEVVDELAAELPEYAGASGTIVLRTADGQPFTETQRDQVANAVASAAALPDLAQAVDPFAAEAQRQSQAEEIAAGQAAIQAGGQELDQAEAQIAAAEQAVQTGQVPPPADPEAAAAQLEAQRAAIEEGRAELAAQTAQLEAAAALLALAEPIRMVSEDGGAALVQLAFTEPRLDLPSESKRAAIAHFEDADLDGIEVAASVDMSQDVPDLLGPGEAVGLALAALVLVVMFRALIPMAAPVIGAVTGVGVATLGTLAFSSAVTMTSVTPILGVMLGLAVGVDYSLFIVNRHRRQVLAGLAPLESLALANGTSGTAVVFAGATVVVALAALTVTGVPFLGLMGLVGAASVAVAVLVAVTLTPAILGLAGRRVLPRAARSGARPHNPAPPRPARAVVSALQAVAAVAVLAALAIPAMDMRLGLPDGSSEPKGSLAERAHTVTAQRFGPGANSPLLVAAHLPEGLDDAARLAAQIEIAQAVGAQAGVAGVAPVAVSESGRLAAFQVLPEGGPNDESTANLVGRLRGLDAGPGDQALGVAGQAAINIDISDRLRAVLPLYLGVVVGLTVLILILVFRSLLVPLIAAGGFILSLFATLGLVVMVFQWGWAKDVIRLNAPGPVLNFLPVILAGVLFGLAMDYQIFLAAGMREAYVHGDPPRLAVAHGFRAGRAVVVAAGLIMVAIFGSFALADSAMVKAFGFALALGVVMDAFIVRLVLMPALMSLVGAAAWRIPRWLDRLLPQADIEGARLERRHAEQRSGPVQTADS; encoded by the coding sequence ATGGCGGAGTTCCTCTACCGGCTGGGCAAGGCGACCGCGCGGCGGGCTTGGGCGGTGATCGCCGCCTGGGTGGTCCTGCTCGCGATCGCGGGCGCAGCCTTTGGGATGGGCCACGGGAGCCTGGCTGCCAGCTTCGACATACCCGGCCTGCCGTCATCCGAGGTGGTCGACGAACTCGCCGCCGAACTGCCCGAATACGCGGGTGCATCCGGCACCATTGTGCTGCGCACGGCCGACGGACAGCCCTTCACCGAGACGCAGCGCGATCAGGTTGCGAACGCGGTCGCGAGCGCGGCGGCCCTTCCAGACCTGGCCCAGGCGGTCGACCCGTTCGCCGCCGAGGCCCAACGGCAGAGCCAGGCCGAGGAGATCGCGGCGGGCCAGGCCGCGATCCAAGCCGGCGGCCAGGAGCTTGACCAGGCCGAAGCCCAAATCGCGGCCGCCGAACAGGCCGTGCAGACCGGCCAGGTCCCGCCGCCTGCCGACCCGGAGGCTGCCGCCGCGCAGTTGGAGGCCCAGCGCGCCGCGATCGAGGAGGGGCGGGCTGAACTCGCGGCCCAAACCGCCCAATTGGAGGCCGCCGCCGCGCTCCTCGCGTTGGCCGAGCCAATCCGGATGGTCAGCGAGGATGGCGGGGCCGCGCTGGTCCAGCTTGCCTTCACCGAGCCTCGGCTTGACCTGCCGAGTGAGTCGAAACGGGCCGCGATCGCCCATTTTGAGGACGCGGACCTGGATGGGATAGAGGTGGCTGCCTCGGTCGACATGTCCCAGGACGTGCCCGATCTGCTGGGCCCGGGCGAGGCGGTCGGCCTGGCCCTGGCGGCCCTGGTCTTGGTGGTCATGTTCCGAGCCTTGATCCCTATGGCGGCGCCGGTGATCGGCGCGGTCACGGGAGTCGGCGTGGCCACGTTGGGGACTTTGGCGTTCTCCTCGGCTGTGACCATGACCTCGGTCACGCCGATCTTGGGGGTGATGCTCGGATTGGCCGTGGGCGTGGATTACTCGCTGTTCATAGTCAACCGGCACCGCCGCCAGGTTCTAGCCGGCCTGGCCCCGCTTGAGTCGCTTGCCCTGGCCAACGGCACGTCCGGCACCGCGGTTGTGTTCGCCGGCGCAACGGTTGTGGTGGCTTTGGCGGCGCTGACGGTCACCGGCGTGCCCTTCCTGGGCCTGATGGGCCTGGTCGGAGCGGCCTCCGTGGCCGTGGCCGTTCTGGTGGCGGTCACGCTGACGCCGGCGATCCTTGGTTTGGCCGGCCGCCGGGTCCTCCCGCGCGCGGCCCGCTCAGGCGCCCGCCCGCACAATCCCGCCCCGCCGCGCCCCGCCCGGGCCGTGGTCAGCGCGCTGCAAGCGGTGGCGGCGGTCGCCGTCCTGGCGGCGCTCGCCATCCCGGCCATGGACATGCGCCTGGGCCTGCCGGACGGTTCGTCGGAGCCGAAAGGCTCGTTGGCCGAGCGCGCCCACACCGTCACCGCCCAGCGGTTCGGCCCCGGCGCTAACAGCCCGCTGTTGGTGGCGGCGCATTTGCCAGAAGGGTTGGACGATGCCGCTCGGCTGGCCGCGCAAATCGAGATCGCCCAGGCTGTGGGCGCCCAGGCGGGGGTGGCCGGGGTCGCCCCGGTGGCGGTCTCCGAGTCCGGCCGCCTGGCCGCGTTCCAGGTACTGCCGGAGGGCGGTCCGAACGACGAGTCGACGGCCAACCTGGTGGGACGCTTGCGGGGTCTTGACGCCGGACCGGGCGACCAGGCTTTGGGCGTGGCGGGGCAGGCGGCCATCAACATTGACATCTCCGACCGGTTGCGGGCGGTCTTGCCCCTCTATCTGGGTGTGGTGGTCGGCTTGACCGTCCTGATCCTGATTCTGGTGTTCCGGTCTTTGTTGGTTCCCCTGATCGCGGCGGGCGGGTTCATTCTGTCCCTGTTTGCCACCCTGGGGCTTGTGGTGATGGTCTTCCAGTGGGGCTGGGCGAAGGACGTGATCAGGCTGAATGCGCCGGGGCCGGTCTTGAACTTCCTCCCGGTGATCTTGGCCGGGGTGCTGTTCGGGCTGGCGATGGATTATCAGATATTCCTGGCCGCGGGCATGCGGGAGGCGTACGTCCATGGGGATCCGCCCCGATTGGCGGTGGCCCACGGCTTCAGAGCTGGCCGGGCCGTGGTGGTGGCCGCAGGCTTGATCATGGTGGCGATTTTCGGGTCGTTTGCGCTGGCTGACTCAGCCATGGTCAAGGCTTTCGGCTTTGCGCTGGCCTTGGGCGTGGTGATGGACGCCTTCATTGTGCGCCTCGTTTTGATGCCAGCCCTGATGAGCTTGGTGGGGGCCGCCGCCTGGCGGATTCCGCGCTGGTTGGACCGGCTGTTGCCTCAGGCGGACATTGAGGGCGCGCGTTTGGAGCGCCGGCACGCCGAGCAGCGGTCGGGACCGGTTCAGACCGCCGATAGCTGA
- a CDS encoding MATE family efflux transporter — protein MTSARRRVLALAVPALGALAAEPLFVMVDSAIVGHLGTVPLAGLALAGMVLDTCVYLCVFLAYATTAGVARACGAGDLPEAARRGVDALWLALGLGVVVGAALYAGGRAVLRWFGPDPSVFAAASQYLRWSAPGMPAMLVVLAAIGVLRGLQNTRVTLYVAVTGGVINAAVSLLLCYPAGMGIRGAAVGTVVAQTAMALWAGGLVVRFARRSGAELTPHPHGVGEAARVGAPLFLRTCCLRAAGLSSLWVASSLGAVQLAAHQIVSNVWMFSALSTDALAIAAQALVGASLGSGDAGELRAVKKTVVNLSVLSGAGLGALFAASAWTLPWAFTPDRAVVTAATPALLVVALCMPLAAWAFALDGILMGAETEGPFLAKGMAMSLACYLPWAAAVAAWATGAAGLPLLWVGYAGEFMLARSLIYRRRAAAV, from the coding sequence GTGACCTCTGCCCGTCGCCGGGTCCTCGCCCTGGCGGTCCCCGCGTTGGGCGCGCTCGCCGCCGAGCCGTTGTTTGTGATGGTGGACAGCGCCATTGTGGGGCACCTGGGCACGGTGCCGCTGGCTGGCCTGGCGCTGGCGGGCATGGTCCTGGACACATGCGTTTACCTGTGCGTTTTCCTCGCCTACGCCACCACGGCCGGTGTGGCGCGGGCTTGCGGTGCCGGCGATTTGCCTGAGGCCGCCCGGCGGGGCGTGGACGCCCTGTGGCTGGCGTTGGGGCTCGGTGTGGTAGTGGGCGCAGCCCTTTATGCGGGCGGCAGGGCGGTCCTGCGGTGGTTCGGCCCGGACCCTTCCGTGTTTGCGGCGGCCTCTCAGTACCTGCGCTGGTCCGCGCCGGGCATGCCCGCCATGCTGGTCGTGTTGGCGGCGATCGGCGTGCTACGAGGACTCCAAAACACCCGTGTCACCCTCTACGTGGCGGTGACCGGCGGCGTGATCAACGCCGCCGTCTCGTTGTTGCTCTGTTACCCCGCCGGTATGGGGATCCGCGGCGCGGCGGTGGGCACCGTGGTGGCCCAGACCGCGATGGCCCTGTGGGCCGGCGGCCTGGTTGTCCGGTTCGCCCGCCGCTCAGGGGCCGAACTGACCCCGCACCCGCACGGAGTCGGGGAGGCGGCCCGCGTCGGGGCGCCCCTGTTCCTGCGGACCTGTTGCCTGCGGGCGGCGGGGCTCTCCAGTTTGTGGGTGGCCTCTTCGCTCGGGGCCGTGCAGTTGGCCGCGCATCAGATCGTCTCAAATGTGTGGATGTTCTCAGCGCTCAGCACTGACGCCCTGGCGATTGCCGCGCAGGCGCTGGTCGGGGCGTCCCTGGGCAGCGGCGACGCCGGCGAGCTGCGCGCCGTCAAGAAAACCGTGGTCAATTTGTCGGTCCTGTCCGGAGCCGGCTTGGGCGCCCTGTTCGCGGCCTCGGCGTGGACCCTGCCGTGGGCGTTCACGCCAGACCGGGCCGTCGTCACGGCGGCCACGCCAGCCCTGTTGGTGGTCGCGCTGTGCATGCCGCTTGCGGCCTGGGCCTTTGCGCTGGACGGGATCCTGATGGGCGCTGAGACCGAGGGCCCATTCCTGGCAAAAGGGATGGCCATGTCTTTGGCCTGCTATCTTCCTTGGGCCGCCGCAGTGGCGGCCTGGGCCACCGGCGCGGCGGGACTCCCGCTGCTCTGGGTCGGCTACGCCGGCGAATTCATGTTGGCGCGTTCCCTGATCTACCGCCGCCGCGCGGCGGCGGTCTAG
- a CDS encoding alpha/beta hydrolase produces the protein MPYLHANDIDIRYEVEGDGAQTVVLINGLADELETWAGQVPALVDNGFKVVTIDNRGIGQTSKPAGPYSAEMLADDIKAVVDHLGLGRYHLMGVSMGGMIAQTYALKYGADLSSVTLACTYAAPGPFCSRMFAMWADTATVMGVPQVMRDVTLWAFTLDFFRDRGEELAEFESAMRYMNQPVPAYLAQLAVIQDFDESARLGDLASIPTLVLAGEQDILIPTRLSKELSDLIPGSVFRTTKGGHGCCWEYPDEFNAAFIGFLLQSGAR, from the coding sequence ATGCCGTACCTGCACGCGAATGACATCGACATACGCTACGAGGTCGAGGGCGACGGCGCCCAGACCGTCGTGCTCATCAACGGCCTGGCCGACGAACTTGAGACCTGGGCGGGCCAGGTCCCGGCGCTTGTCGACAACGGCTTCAAGGTTGTGACCATCGACAACCGGGGGATCGGCCAGACCAGCAAGCCCGCCGGTCCTTACAGCGCGGAAATGCTGGCCGATGACATCAAGGCGGTCGTGGACCACCTGGGGCTTGGGCGCTACCACCTGATGGGCGTCTCGATGGGCGGGATGATCGCCCAGACCTACGCGCTCAAGTACGGCGCCGACCTTTCGTCTGTCACCCTGGCGTGCACCTACGCGGCGCCGGGGCCGTTCTGCTCGCGCATGTTCGCCATGTGGGCGGACACGGCGACCGTCATGGGCGTGCCGCAGGTCATGCGGGACGTGACCTTGTGGGCGTTCACGCTCGACTTCTTCCGCGACAGGGGCGAGGAGCTGGCGGAATTCGAATCGGCCATGCGCTACATGAACCAGCCCGTGCCGGCCTACTTGGCGCAGCTCGCAGTGATTCAGGACTTCGACGAGAGCGCCCGCCTGGGAGACCTGGCCTCAATTCCCACCCTGGTGCTGGCGGGAGAGCAGGACATCCTCATCCCAACCCGGCTTTCCAAAGAGCTTTCCGACTTGATCCCGGGTTCGGTGTTCCGGACCACCAAGGGCGGCCACGGCTGCTGCTGGGAGTACCCGGATGAATTTAACGCCGCGTTCATCGGCTTCCTGCTCCAGAGCGGTGCCCGCTGA
- a CDS encoding FCD domain-containing protein: protein MNGKAPNQADGVLAPLVAETVAARIADRFVTAIALGYFVVGQKLPPIAELAAMLEVSPTTVREAQTRLAALGYLRITRGRNGGATVVSQWGQTSDSMVRRALEPEWAGLEVTLDFRSLIEQQIARTAAERRTPEDVRRIWECVRAYAEAENNREASRDADLAFHRAVTAASHNPRLAELSLRLRHEVSLGFDAEPYNAEVRAKAVTQHSEIADAVDGGRAEDAAQLMATHLMLTAEVLRALYRQARPTTN from the coding sequence ATGAACGGCAAGGCTCCAAACCAGGCCGATGGCGTGTTGGCGCCGCTGGTGGCGGAGACCGTGGCCGCCCGCATCGCGGATCGATTCGTCACCGCGATAGCCCTCGGCTATTTCGTGGTTGGGCAAAAGCTCCCCCCGATCGCGGAACTGGCCGCCATGTTGGAGGTCAGCCCAACCACGGTGCGCGAGGCCCAGACCCGCTTGGCCGCCCTGGGCTACCTGAGGATCACCCGGGGCAGGAACGGCGGCGCCACCGTGGTGTCGCAGTGGGGCCAAACCTCGGATTCTATGGTCCGCCGGGCGCTTGAGCCCGAATGGGCCGGGCTTGAGGTCACCCTCGATTTCCGGTCCTTGATTGAGCAGCAGATCGCCCGCACCGCGGCCGAGCGCCGCACCCCTGAGGATGTCCGGAGGATTTGGGAATGTGTGCGCGCTTACGCCGAAGCCGAGAACAATCGCGAGGCATCGCGTGACGCGGATCTCGCGTTCCACCGCGCCGTGACGGCCGCGTCCCACAATCCGAGGCTGGCCGAACTCAGCTTGCGGCTGCGCCACGAGGTGAGCCTCGGCTTTGACGCCGAACCGTACAACGCCGAGGTTCGCGCCAAAGCGGTGACGCAGCACTCGGAAATCGCCGACGCGGTGGACGGCGGTCGCGCCGAGGACGCCGCGCAGCTCATGGCCACCCACCTCATGCTGACAGCGGAGGTGCTCCGCGCCCTTTATCGCCAGGCGCGTCCGACAACCAACTAG